In Odocoileus virginianus isolate 20LAN1187 ecotype Illinois chromosome 12, Ovbor_1.2, whole genome shotgun sequence, the DNA window GAATGCCCCAGGGTCTGTGTAGAAATGAACTGAACCCAAGCTCTGTAGTGAAGGAAGTTCACTGGGGTCATCTTGGTGTTGAAGAGACAGCTGAACCTGAGCCAAATAGACTTCCTGGAGGTTTGCTGCCCAGTTTTGGTCTGATTGAACCTGTTTTATCCTGTTTCCAGTTGCATCCAAGACCTGAATTAGGGTTGTGTTGGGGGGAAGCAGGCTTAGGTGGGTGTGTAGGGGGAACGCCCGCATCGTGGGATGGAGCTACCTGTGGTTTATGTCTGATGTTTCCCATGTGAGATGTAGCTCCTTAGCTCAGTTAGAGCCATAAGTAAGTCAACTTCCCTTCCAGATTTTGGAAATGATGGAAAACCACCTGATAGGAATAAACATGAAGAGGTATTTACTGGAACATATAAATAGTTCAGGGAGGTCCAGAGTGCTCAAACAATGTTAATTTAAcagccctcctccttctcccttttcctttcctgctaCCTTCTGCACTAGCTCCCAGCAGCCCAGGCCAGCACCCTATAGGGATCAGCAATCCCAGAGTAAAGAGCATCTTTCCTCTACTAGTCCAGGAGCAGTCTTGAGTCAGACTCCTAATTGGCCAGGCTCAGGTCACATGCTCATCCCTGAACCAATCACCGTGGCTGCAGTGATTTAGCATCTCCATTGGCTGACTCTGGGTCATGTGCCCAGTTATCTCAGCTCCACCACCCAGACTGACTGTGGGGGTGAGGTAGTTCCTCCAAGGAAAGACAAAGGGGAGAACCAGAACGGGAGTGGTTAACAGACAAAACAGCAGATGTCCTCTGCAGTGGTTCCGGGATAGAATGAATAATGAATCAGAAATCACGTTGGCTTTTCTGGAACGCCAGCCCACCAGTGCCCAGAACGAATTGGTTTTTGTAAGGGCCTTTCCTAGGATACAGAGGGGTAGGGGtggcagaggagagagggagccTTGGTATAGAAGCCATTCCCGGAGCTGCCCAGATGACCTGAAGCTCAAAGCCAGAGAGAGCCAGGTGTTGACTAGTGACTGGTGCCTGGATCTTACGCTAAGGTGTCCTATAGGGAGCGCTCCAGGCACAATCCCCAGATAGCAGAACATGCTGTTCGTACTACATTCGGGCTATGCAATGTGCCGGCCTTCCTGGCGTACCTACTGTCTGCTCACTTAAAAGGCCACAAGCTCCTGCAGGCTCCGTTTCTGGGGGAAAACGGACCTTAGAGATAGACTGCTAAAGGGTGAAGGTCTCTTTCTGGAGCGGTACAAATGTCCTAAAACTGACTGTGGTCATGTTTGCAAACTCTGTGAGTACACTgacttgtatactttaaatgggtgaattgtatggtgtCTGACTGACATCACAATAAAACtattatataaacacacacatgcacactcatacCTGTGGAGCACCAGTCCAGAGCCCTGGGGTGTGCAGACAGACAATGGGGCTGGCGAATGCACGCTGGGAAAGAGGACATTTTTAGCCTCTCCCAGTGCCGCTGAGCTGTGTTTATTGGTGGCGTCTGTCAGTGCTGGGCTGTGGGCACAGTGAACTGTGAAATTGGAAGCTTCTGCTCAGCCAGGCTTGCTGCCGGGAGCCTGTGTCTGGCTCCGGCCCCTCCTGGACAGGGAGCGGGTATTTCTCTAGGGACCATTGGTAGGTAGGACAGAGGACAGGGGGCTTGCCAGGCCTCCAGGGCTTACAGAGACTTGTTGGTTGCTCTTCAAGATGAAGGTCTAAGGATAGGGCCAGTTATCTTCTGGGTCAGAAACCAAGGTTCCTCAGAGACCCTGACAGGCAGGGCAGGGACATGGGGAAGGGAGATTGGGAACCAGCAAGTGGACAGATGTCCCATCCTGTCCTGTGAACTCACGTGGCACCTGCATCAGTCTCCTGTCTAGTCTGTCTTGGTGGCATCTATACTAGCTGCACTTCCTGGACATCACTTTTTCCAtttcagcatttattgagtacctactgtttACCAGGTGCTGTTAGTGCTAGGAATAAAAAGCCTCCTAAAACCTTGTTTCTCCTCGTAGCCACTCAAGCATCCACAGGCTGTTGCCCAAACACCTAATTTATGATCAGGCATTTTTTTGTGGCTGTATcgtgcggcacgtgggatcttagttcctgaccagggattaaacccacagtccctgcattggaagtgtagagtcttaacccctaggctgccagggaagtctctttcattaattttcttctttcttttccttttctccttcccttccttccttccctcccagaactattgaagggcttcccagatggctcagtggtaaagaatctgcctgccagtgcaggacacacaagagatgagaattcaatccctgggttgggaagaccccctggagaaggaaatggcaacccactccagtactcttgcctgggaaatcccatggacagaggagcctggtgggctacagtgcatggggtcgcagagtcagacaggaccaagtgactcagtgcacacacacacacattgaaggGCTACAAAGAGAAGAGTAAGATGCTGTCCCTGCTCTTACAGTGTTTATGTCCAGGGGAAGGTTTTGAGACAAATCCACTTATTAGGACAGTGCAAACAAAAATCTCAATGACACACCAGTTTTCACATGAGAttgggagaaattttaaaattaggtatTCCGTATTGGTGAGGGTTTGGGGAACTCGATAGTCTCTACTGCcgatgggagtgtaaattgggAATCGCTGTTTTGGAAGGTAATTTGAGAAATAACTACACACGTGCCCTCTGAGCCAGCCGTCCTGCATACTTACTTCCTGGTAGCCGCCATGGAGAAACGGCGTCATGACACAGGGGACTTCCACAGGATGTTTTGGCAACATGAAGGATGACAGGGACAGTTCAGGAATGGCTGAGTAGACTACGGCAGAGCAGACACATCCTGAAATGTCATGTCACGTTTAAGAAGTCAGTGGCAGGTCTGTAGATACAGGCCTGGAGTCAAGACAAAGAAGCAAGTCGTAGGatgattttagttaatttttagtaaaaattttattttttaaatttaataaaagggacttcttggaacttccctgaccaagatgccatactcccaatgcagggggcccaggtttggtcctggtcagggaactagaatcccacatgccacagctaaggtCTGATGCagtggaataaataaattttaaaagaggggacttccttgtggtccagtggttaagactctgagcatGCAGTGTAGGGGAacagggatttgatccctggtcggggaactaaggtcccacgtgCTGCATGGCTCGGCctaaaacaatttaaagaaagaaagaaaagtatctaATCCATCAGCTCATCCCCCGAACCAGCAGATCCTCAGGTGCCTCCATTTGGAGCCCATCTCCCCACTTGGCCCCGACTCCAGTTGTCTCCCGAGAGAGAGAGTTCTGGAAAGATGAAGATTAACTGCTTCTCCCGCATGGCTGCTTCCCATGTCGCAGTCCCTGGTGTCCCAGGGTGCATCTGGGAAAGCAGATTGCTGCCTCCTCGTGTTCTAATCActgaactcctggagaagggctagggaGGCCGGCAGAGTCCTCAGACACACTCTGGGACCTGCCTGTGACACGGGAGAGAGGGTGACAGCCAggctccctgcccctctctggaGTGATAGCGCTGAGCCAGGGGAGCGCTGGgttcttcttatttatttggctgccctgggtcttagttgcagcacgtgcgatcttcagtcttcattttgccatggggcatctttagttgcagcaggcaaaCTCTCAGCTGCgccacgtgggatctagttcccagaccagggatccaacaggAGCCCCTGGCTTTGGGAGTGAGGAATGggccatgggaccaccagggaagtcccagagctggATACTGACCACGGGGTCCCGGCAGCTTGTGGACTGGATGAGTGCTGTAGACAGAGGAGCAGATGAGCTTGGCGCCCCCAGAGAGCAGCTGTGTCTGGGATGGAGCGAGGCACTTCGTGTACAGTCTGTGGTTCCTCTGTGTAGGTTAACGTAGATAGCTACAGCTCTGTGTAAACATGTGCGAGGGTTCTGTGTTTATTCAGCATGCTTGTAAGCCAGGTGTCATGATACAGATGAACAGACAGTATCTCTGCTCTTTTGAGTGGGGACGGGGGTTCAGAAACAAATGAGGAAAGAATGATAATTTTAGATAGTGATAAGCACcgtgaagaaaataaagcagggtaaCGTGATCCAGAGCGGGGCTGTCTAGCTGTTTCAGATAagggggtcagggaaggcctcttggaggaggtgaccATTGGCCCGAAAACTTGAATTTGGACCAGAAGCCAGGCTGGCCAAGATCTTGGAGCCGAGAGAACGGCAAGTTTGAAGCCCCcattagtctgctcaggctgccataacaaaataccacagactagggGACCTAAACCACAGAAATGCATTGTCTTACAGTCTGGAGGCTATAAGTTCAAGATCAGGGTGCTGGCAGCTTTCCGCTGAGCCTGCGCCTTGGCTTGCAGACCACGCCTGCCTCCTCCCAGGGCCTTTTCTCTGTGTGCATGCACTCCGCTCCAGTCTCTTCCTCTGCTCCTAAGGACACCAAGCCTATCATATTAGGGCTCCACCCTTATGACATAATTTAACCTTCATTATCCCTTTAAAAGTCCTctttccaaatatagtcacattttaAGGTACTGGGGTTAGAGGTCTTCAACATAGGAATCTGAGGGGAACACCATTCAGCCACAGGCCCCGAGGCAGCCATGGGCTTCGCAGGTTCAAGGAAAAGGCTACCTGGAGCTtctgagggtgggggtgaggaggggcggAGAGGCGGGCCTTGGAGCACTGGGGATGCTAGGGAGGTGTTCTGAGGGTACTGACTGGGGAGCTGCTGGGGGCCCGAGtgcctctctgggtctctgtgtgACTGTGTATCTCATAGGACAGAGGGCAAAAGTCCTGGCTTGGGTTAATTTCTTGCTCCAAGAAGCTGTCTCTGGGTTGCAGACCACCCCTCTCCCCTGACACAGGCTGGGAAGCTTGCTTTCTCTCCCCACCTgagctcttttccttctcttctctcaagAATTAAAGGCTGGTGGGTGTCTCACCACTACGTGTCCACGTTCCTGTCTGGAGTGATGCTGACCTGGTGAGTGTCTCCTGCTTGAGCCCCAGGACTTCTGCTCACTCTCCGCAGGGAGCCAGTGGATGGGGACTGGCAGTGGGCCCAAGATGCAGGGGATTTGGGGGCTGACGTTTGGTCTGAGAAGTAAAAGTGTGAGCTTACAAAGGGGCTGCAGGGCCACCCCAAGCCAGCTGGGGACTTTTCCAAGGGCTGCTAACTGCGGTGACAGGGAGCAAGTGTGGACAGAACAAGCACAGGGACAAGACTGTGActgatggagggaggaggaatcGGTGGGCATTTGGTCTTCAAGATGCCTACCCCAGCTCCCTTGGTTCTAGAATGGATTAAAGCAATGATGGAAATTACCTGGTCCAGCCCCAGGGACATGATGATAAAGAAAGTAGAAATTtggtttaaaatcttttttttttctctctgtctcttttggttGGAACAGAGATGGGATCGGGatgaacaaatgatttcacattGGGGCCTCACCTTTGCTTTCCCCCCACTTCTCTGCAGGCCTAACGGACTAATTTATCAGAAGTTTCGCAATCAGTTTTTAGCGTTCTCCATTTTTCAGAGTGAGTGTCTCTTGTTCGGATTCTGGGGAGGGGCATGGTGTGGCTTTCACCAGTGGAGACGGTTGTGTGAAGAGTGTGTCTTGTGTGAAACGGAGATGAGACTTGGGGAGGTCCCTGGTCAGGCAGGGAAGGGTCCCAGAAAACCAAAAGAAGCTGTCTGCCATCTCTCCCCACCACTCCATCAGCCCCATGCTGctctccagcccccagcccctggagaGGAATGTTCAACCCCTGGAACTCCAATCACtacctttttctcccccagttcAGAATCTGACCAGCTGTGCCCTTCAGGAACTGGGTGGTGTTGGGAGCATCAACTCTGTTTCCCTTAAAATGgacatttatgttctttttcttgttttatttaagaATCGCTCCGGATTTGTACACAATGAGGGGTTACCTCTGAGGAACAGAAATTGGATGGTTAAAGACAGGGAGAGAGTTTTACTTTTCATCAAGTACCTGTTTGTTCCCCTTGAATTTTATGCTGAATACATCTTACCTattcaaaaaaatacaacttaattttaaaataaaaccctgCTTACAAACATAAGCCAAGAAGGAAAATTATGTATAATTCCATCCTTAAAGTGTTAATAGATATATGTCCTTCCAGATATTTTCattcataaacacacatacacacctataATGCTGTATTACATATAATCTACAAACATAGGATTCTTCTACATAGCTTTTTTTATAACCTAGTTTCTATTCTTTTAACAGTTATGATGGGTATTTTTCCATGTCGACACACAGAATTCTGCCTTCTCGTTTTTTAGGTTCagacgtgtgtgtgtggtgtggcatGGCGTGGCATggtctgccttttcatttttaggTTCAGacgtgggtgtgtgggtgtggtatggtgtggtgtggtgtgctACGGTgcagtgtgtgttggggggtgagGAGGTTGTACCCAGGCGCCCCTGGTCTCTGGGCAGTGGAGACCTGCCAGCCTGCAGTGGAGGTGTTGCTGGGTCCCCAAGTCCCTGAGCTGGGCGCTGTGCTCCCCCTGCAGGCTGTGTCCAGTTCCTGCAATATTATTACCAGAGAGGCTGCCTCTACCGACTGCGGGCCCTGGGGGAGAGGAATCACCTGGACCTCACTGTGGGTGAGTGGCCTGGCCTGGTCGGCGGGGTGATAAGCACTGACCGTCTCTGTTCCCCCAGACTCTGCCCCGCATTTGTCACAGGGACCAGGTGCCGGTAAGAAGCTGACAGGACCTGCCACATGCAAAGCCAGGACTTGCTGGCCTCATCCCAGTTGCTTTTTGTAATTCATTATGGATTCCTTTGCAGTTGACAAACCCAAGGccagctgtgtgccaggccctggaggcTGAGCGCCTgtagcttttcctttttaaagtctatttttttttgtctgttttatgacATACATAATGTTAGTCTAGTCTAGGGTTTTTACACTTGTGCAATTTATGGGTTCTTAACTTTAACTCATTGGGGTGGGTGCTCCATCAGGAAAACTCAGAGACCCTTCCTTTAAACTTTCAGGGGAACGTGTTGTTAATAAAAATCTTCTGTCTTTTGAAGTGGTCATTTCCATCGAATTATTCTGCACAGTAGGCCCTATTTTGTCAAGACTCGATTGAAATGAAGCATGCCAAAGCCAGTTATGAAATGCAAAATCCTCTGCAAATTTTGAAAAGCCTAGTGCTGGCATGTCAGTGTCCTGTAAGAGTGGTCAGCCCACTTGGGTCACACGGACATGAGGCGTGAGGGCCACCAGGCCTGGTGGCAGTTATTCCGCGTGTTCCCTGGATTATTTTCCAAGTGAGCACTCACCCACCTGGAAGAGGTGAACCTGCCTGATCGCAGTGACTGGCAGGGCCGGGCCACCTCACCTAGGCCCTccgctccctccttcctctccacagAAGGATTTCAGTCCTGGATGTGGCGAGGCCTCACCTTCCTTCTGCCCTTCCTGTTCTGTGGCCATGTGAGTCCCCCTGGAGTTTGTGGGTACCCCCTTCCAGGAATAGAAGGTCCTAAGTCCTCTCCCCCTCTTACCAACCATCCATGAGCTGGGGCCCTTGGGGTCCTGTGGCTGGGACAGCCCCTGGGTCCAGGAAGGCCAAAGGCAGGAGCTGGAATTGGCCCTGGGCACCCGCATGCCCCACACCAGGCTGGGTGCCCCAGTTTCGTTTGGAGGGGGTTGTCAGTATCTCAAGAGCAGTTAACAGCAGAAGCTGAGGGGGCTTGCCCCTGCCCCCCGGGCTTTCCCACCTGGGTCTCAAGGGGACTTGGGTGAGCTGAGCAGAGCCTGCTTCCCCTCTCCAGTTCTGGCAGCTCTACAATGCCGTCACATTGTTTGAGCTCTCCAGCCACGAGGAATGCAGAGAATGGCAGGTATGGTGCTCACacgtgtgtgttgtgtgtgtgtgtcctggggaAGGTTGGAGCCGCTTGGGGAGAATTCCTTCCCCGGGCCCCTcctgctctgtggggacctgCAGTAGACAGCTCACTGCTCTGGGCGCCTAGGAGACTAGGGCAGGAAATCTGGGTGTCCCTGGGAGCTCCTCAGAGGTCTGAGAAACACCAAGGAGGTTTGCGCTGGGGGTCGGGCGGCAAGGAGGGAGTCCCCTAGGACACTGCCTGACCCAGAGGACTTACACCTCTCACCCAGCTGGCTCAGATCCCTGCATTCTGCTGGCAAACCTCGCAGTTCTCAGGGAGCTTGTGCTTAGGGCTTCTGAGGTCCCAGGGGGCACTGGCGTGTGTGTGGGGTTGCAGGGGGCAGCTGTCATTTCAACAAGGAGAGCTGACCTGAGCGTGTGCTggcctctgccttctctcccttctgttctctgcctgcctccccaaCCCCGGGGCGCCACCTCCtatgcaccccccccccccccaggtgttCGTGTTGGCGCTGACGTTCCTCGTCCTTTTCCTCGGCAACTTCCTGACCACACTCAAAGTCGTGCACACCAAACTCCAGCAGAACAGAAGCAAGGCCAAGAAGCCGTGAGCCGCGGGGCTGGCGCTCCTCGAGACCCCGGACTTTGAGACTGCAGGGGATCCCAGGTGGCGTCCTTGCTGCCCATCTTCTCCCCAACAGCACCAGTGACCACTGGCAGCGGTGACCTCAGGGGCCAGTGCATCGCTGGGAGCAGGGCCGAGGCCCGGTCCCCAGCTGGACAAGAGGAATGTGACCCCAGCCTGTCGGCGCAGTATTAGCCGGCCCCATCCTCCCTATTTATGACATATTTAATATCGCCTGCCCCCTTCCCTAGAATCTGCTGCCCTCCTTCCCCCGCTGCTCTCTCGAGACTGGGTTAGACTTcctgggagggggcggggggaacTAAGCCTCAGGGACCCCCTCTGTTCCCCATCCTGTCACTGAGCCCCTCAGGTTTGGGCTTCAGACGTGCCTCGCTGGGGTTGGAGCCTCCCACCCTGGGCGCCGCTTCTGCTGTGGGCTCCGGCGCGCTCCGGGGTGTTTCAGCTCTCAGAGAACCACTGTCGGGTCTGTGCCTCCTGCTATTGTGCTTCCCAAGTCGCTGGCCACCAGGGCTTGGCCTGAGGCAGGGGAGTTCCCCGAGGGTCACCACCAGAGGGCACCCCTGCACTGTTTGGTTGGTTTGAGGGCGTGTTTCcctcccaccgcccccaccccggaCAAAGTTTGGGTCCACTCTTGTGGGGGAGTTGCTTCCTGACCCCCACTCCTCAGCCCACCTTCCCAGATTCATGCAGTGAGTAACTCAGGGAGTGGGGACAAGATTCAGCTTTGGCTGGGACTTCAGCCAGCATGGAGGTCACCCGTGCTCCGGGCTTCCCCCCTTCACCTCAGAGGTTCTGGAATGTAGGGGGGGAGGAGAGGCGAGTCTGAGCAGGCTCACTTTGTGGAGGTCACCCTCTGAAGGTCGTGGCAGGCCTGCTGGTCACCTCACATTAGGTTCGCTATCTGTGAAGAAGACAAAAGGTTTGGTTGCATTTTCTGCGTCTTCTCCTCGTATGGGCTTCAGGCGCCCTTAACAACTTACCTAGAAATCTGTTGGCCAGAGTTCACAGATGGTGTCTGTAGTCATGCTCTGGCCCTCGAAGgagtttaaattttcaaaatacagtatTTCCCCTCCCTCCAGTAAGATTCCACATGAAAAATCCAGATTTCTACTTTCCCTAGAGAGATGGAAAGATCTAGAAACATTCCCACAGAGCAGCATTTGGCTGGGCTGAGCTGCCTTGCCTAGGGTGGGGGCTTGCTTTCTAGTTTGCCCCACTACTTCCTTTCATCCCTACCCTACTTCACTCATTTGGGTCTCCCATCTGGCCCTTTAGGAACTTGGGTTTGCCCCAGCCTaggagttggcaaacttttttctgtaaagagccagatggcaaatattttaggctttgagggCCAGATGGTCTGTGTCACACGAGTCTGCTGTTGGAGGGCAAAGGCAGCCAATGCATAAATGAATGGGcgtggctgtgtttcaataaaagtttatttacaaaaataggcagTGGCCAGATTTGGTCCATAGACTAGTTTGTGGACCTCCTCTGTCCTAGACCATCCTTTCTTTGTCCACGAAGCTCTGGACTGAATGCTCTGTTGACTCCCCCTAGGCATGGCAGGGCCTTGGGAAACCTAGGTCGGGTAGGGTAAGTTTTGTCTCAGGCCCAGTGGAGGCCAGAGCACTAGGcaagggagggggcagaggcagAAGATACCAAGGAGGGCAGGAACCACCTGACGCCATGATCTCATAGTAGGTAAAGCTGATTCCCCAGCTTATTCAGGAACCACCAGCTCACAATCTCTGgggcatcagaatcacttgggacCCCAGACCTTTCAGGAGGTTCAGTGAAGGTGTGCTGGGGGTTAATCTCCCAGGAGGCCAGGATGGCCTTGGTGTGTGGTCTCCACACCTCAGCAGCAGGGGGGGCTGTTTGGGACAGAGGGCAGCCTGGTGACAAGCCAGTGCCATCCTTCTGCAGGTAAAGAAATCTGTAGAGAGAcctgacttgcccaagatcactcaAGAGCCGCTGTTACTTTTCATCTCGGGTTTCTGGCAAGTCGTGGCCAGGGTAGGGTCACAGACGCTGAGCAGGGATCAAATAGATGGTCCAGGGAATTCTTCTTGTATTTAGAGAGAGGTTCTCTGCCCCCCTGTGCATCCAACTCTGGAAAGATGGTGGCCAAGCTGAAGGCTAAGACTGAAGTCCTCTGTATgaagtggaggagggagggcCCCCATGTCCAGGGCTGAGGCCTGTGTTCTTCTGATAGGCCCCAGGCCCACTGTGGTGCCCGAGTTCCTGGGCGGAGGAAGCGAGAAGCTAGAGGATGCGACCGTGCCTATCTCGGGGGCCCAGGGAGGCGGGTGACTTGGGAAAGCAGGCTTGGGAGCCCTGTGGAAGGCTGCCAAGTCCACATTTATCCACGTACCAGATGTTGTTTCTTGTTTCAGGCATGGGCTTGGAGGACCTGTTGGGTGTACAGAGGGGGGACACAGCTGGGGCTGGTTGTGACGAGGGCACTCCTGAGTGCCGGGGATAAGTGCTGGTTTCAGGGTACAGAGGGACCGAGTCCAgcaccccccaccctcaccaccaCTGTGACCACACAGGCTGGAGCGGAGCTTGTGGTCAGAGCTCCA includes these proteins:
- the TMEM120B gene encoding transmembrane protein 120B isoform X2; the protein is MSGQLERCEREWHELEGEFQELQETHRIYKQKLEELNALQTSCSSSINKQKTRLKDLKLTLQRYKRHASREEAELVQQMGANIKERQNVFFDMEAYLPKKNGLYLNLVLGNVNVTLLSNQAKFAYKDEYEKFKLYLTIILLLGAVACRFFLHYRIKGWWVSHHYVSTFLSGVMLTWPNGLIYQKFRNQFLAFSIFQSCVQFLQYYYQRGCLYRLRALGERNHLDLTVEGFQSWMWRGLTFLLPFLFCGHFWQLYNAVTLFELSSHEECREWQVFVLALTFLVLFLGNFLTTLKVVHTKLQQNRSKAKKP